The following coding sequences lie in one Phalacrocorax aristotelis chromosome 2, bGulAri2.1, whole genome shotgun sequence genomic window:
- the CRISPLD1 gene encoding cysteine-rich secretory protein LCCL domain-containing 1 isoform X2 encodes MKMTWDTELERSAESWAETCLWEHGPASLLPSIGQNLGAHWGRYRPPTFHVQAWYDEVRDFTYPHPHECNPYCPYKCSGPVCTHYTQVVWATSSRIGCAINLCHNMNIWGQIWPKAVYLVCNYSPKGNWWGHAPYKPGRPCSACPPSFGGGCRENLCYREDSERPYSPHEPEEETNEIERQRSKAQDATAQSRPRTHSPSDSTGSDDSEKNEVISTQQMSQIVSCEVRLRDQCKGTTCNRYECPAGCLDSKAKVIGSVHYEMQSSICKAAIHYGILDNEGGWVDVTRQGRKNYFIKSYRNGIQSIGKYQSANSFTVSKVTVQAITCETTVEQLCPFQKPASHCPRVYCPHNCMQANPHYARVIGTQIYSDISSICRAAVHAGVVRNEGGYVDVMPVDKRKVYVASFQNGIYSESLQNPPGSKAFRVFAVV; translated from the exons aCATGGGACACAGAACTAGAGAGATCTGCAGAGTCGTGGGCTGAAACCTGTCTATGGGAGCATGGGCCTGCAAGTCTTCTTCCATCAATTGGGCAGAATTTGGGGGCACACTGGGGAAG GTACAGACCTCCAACATTTCATGTCCAAGCATGGTATGATGAAGTGAGAGATTTCACGTATCCCCATCCTCATGAATGCAACCCGTATTGTCCTTACAAATGCTCTGGTCCTGTTTGTACGCATTACACACAG GTTGTTTGGGCTACAAGTAGCAGAATTGGTTGTGCAATTAATTTGTGTCATAACATGAACATCTGGGGACAAATTTGGCCAAAAGCGGTCTATCTTGTATGCAATTATTCTCCTAA gGGTAACTGGTGGGGTCATGCTCCTTATAAACCTGGCCGCCCTTGTTCCGCATGTCCCCCGAGTTTTGGAGGAGGTTGCAGGGAAAATCTTTGTTACAGAG AGGATTCAGAAAGGCCTTATTCTCCCCACGAACCAGAAGAGGAAACCAATGAGATTGAACGGCAGCGATCCAAAGCCCAGGATGCAACAGCGCAAAGCCGGCCAAGAACTCATTCACCTTCAGACTCCACAGGCAGCGATGACagtgagaaaaatgaagtaataaGCACACAGCAAATGT cTCAGATTGTTTCATGTGAAGTAAGGCTAAGAGATCAGTGCAAAGGAACAACTTGCAATAG gtATGAATGTCCTGCTGGCTGTTTGGATAGCAAAGCCAAAGTTATTGGAAGTGTACATTATGAAAtg CAATCCAGTATTTGTAAAGCTGCCATACATTATGGCATCCTAGACAATGAAGGTGGTTGGGTTGATGTCActaggcaaggaaggaaaaattactttatcaAGTCTTACAGAAATGGCATTCAGTCAATTGG aaaataccAGTCTGCTAACTCCTTCACTGTCTCTAAAGTAACAG TTCAAGCTATCACCTGTGAAACAACAGTGGAACAGTTGTGCCCATTTCAAAAACCAGCCTCACACTGCCCAAG ggtgTATTGTCCTCACAACTGTATGCAGGCAAATCCACACTACGCTCGTGTAATTGGAACACAAATTTATTCTGAT ATATCCAGTATCTGCCGGGCAGCAGTACATGCTGGTGTAGTCCGCAACGAGGGCGGTTATGTTGATGTTATGCCAGTGGACAAAAGAAAGGTGTACGTTGCTTCCTTTCAAAATGGGATATATTCAGAAAG TTTACAGAATCCTCCAGGAAGCAAGGCATTCAGGGTATTTGCTGTTGTTTGA